The Spirulina subsalsa PCC 9445 region ATCGCATCCCGTGATGATTGGAGGCTGACGCGGTTTCACCCCCTGCACGGTGTAAATGATTGCCAGGATGACAAACGCCATCCAAAACCGATTAAAAATCGTGGAAAACGGGCCTAATTCCCGTTCACTGAGTCGAATCAAAATCGAAGCAAAGGATAACGTCGCGATCGCCAAAAACACCGCCACCAGCGCCGACACCATCGGACTGATCCTCGGCCATTGAAAGGAGGGGGAAGAAAGGGTTAAAGTTTGAGCCATATTCAGAGCAGCGAAGTAAACACCAGCGAGAAAATAAAGCCAGCATCAGTATGAGACACCCCCGACTGACAAAATTCCGCCCCACCCCTCGGAAGCAGAAAGATCCGTGTTTCTTCTGATATTAAGACCACCTCAAACCCAACGTTACCAATACAAATAATTCGTCGTCCCGTGATCTTGATACCCTATCCGGCTAATCCATCAGTTTTGTTGTTTACCGTGTCAAAACACCCCAACAAAACCACTCCTACGGTTTCCCATGATGAGAGATTCCACCCCCATCAACACTGTTGCGAAGAACCTTGTCTCTAGGTATTTGAGCATATATACTCATGCTTCCTTGATCTTAAGGGGTTTACCTTGACTTTGGGCAGACCTTTACAATTTGTTACCCGTTCCCCTATTCAAATTCCAGAGGCCATAATTCTACAATGGGCAATTCCCAACCCGGCAGTAACTCCTTCACTTGCAACCTATCCCCCGCTTGTAGCCGTTCAACAGAACCATTCGGGCGATAGACTTCCACCGTTTGATTGTCGGGATTAATCAGGATTCCTACTTGAGTCCCAGCCTCCAAAAATGCGGCAATTTTAGCCCTTGTTTTGACCAAAGAATCCGTCGGAGACTTTACCTCCACCATTAAATCAGGAGCAAGATTGGCAAAAGTCCGAGGACTCTGTTTGAGACGCGCTGCACTCACAAAGGAGACATCAGGCGATCGCATATCCCCATTAGGCAACAAAAAACCCGCCCCCTCACCCAATTTCCCAACTGTCGCACAAACTCCGCCGCCACCTCATCCGACTCATACCCCGAAGGACTCAGGACAACAACTTCCCCCCCAATCAACTCCATCCGATAATCCGGACAAAACGATTGCATCCTTTGCAACTGTTCCAAAGTCAGTGACATAACCCTCAACTCACTTCCCCTCCCAACTTACCCCCCCATTATACTACTGGAAAACCCATCTTCCACCCCCTGCTATAATAACTTCACCATCAAAATACAAACCTAAATGAGCGCCATTCAACTCCAACTCATCCCCCATAAAACCCAATGTGGGCACCCCTACCAACACCTCCATATTCACATCACCAACCCCAACGGAATCATCATCCCCAGCGACATCCAAGGCCTAGAACTCCCCCGTAAAATCGACTACTCCCAAGGCATAGTCATCGAAGGAAAAGGCCCCATTTGGCTCTATGGCTACCTCGTCCATGAATGCCATCCCGCCGCTTGGGTCGGTTGTTACGACACCCGTCTAGGCGCCATCGTCGTCGCCACCCACACCCCAGACATCAACATCAGCCAAATCTTCAAAATCGACCTACCCGACGCAACCTTCCAAAAATAAAAAGGAACCCCCTTCATGACCCAACCCCTCACCCCCCAACCCTTCCCAATTGAACTCCAACTCACCACCCTCCCAGGAGCCTCCCAACAAACCCATCAAACCCTACTGATCAAAATTCGAGAATACCCCCTCCAATACCACCACCTAAACACCCTCACCCTCCCCCCCCAACTCGACCCCAAACAAGGCTTAATCCTCTACGGAAAAGCCCCCACTTGGCTCTATAGTTACCTCATTGAAAAACTCCTAAATTGGCCCTGGTTAGCCTGTTTTGACATCAAAGAAGGAGCCGTCATCATCAGTAGTCGAATCCCCTCCCTGCGACCCGGCCAAATCTTACCCATTGTCCCCCCTCATCCCCCCAGTCCAGCCATCCTCATTGGCGGCCCCCCCAACAGTGGAAAAAGCGTCCTATCCAACACCATTCGCAGCACAATAGAACAGCAACATCCAGAGCTTGAATTCTACTTACATCGCGCCAATTGGGATGGAGAAGGCAACCATACCTATGAAACCCCAGACCGAGCCTTAGCCGCCCGTTTAAAACAAGAAAATAAATATCCCATCCACAAACAACCCAACGCAGAACAAGAATTAGCCCAATACTTTCACTATCAAGCCAATGCCACCCAAAACATTCGCAAATTCGTTAACTTAGTCCTAGTAGACATAGGCGGAAAACCCGAACCCGTCAAATTACCCGTCATCGAACAATGCACCCATTGCCTCATCATCAGTCGTGACTCAGAGCAGATTCAAAACTGGCTAGATTTATGTCAAAACTTAACCCCTATTGCCATCATTCACAGTGTCCTAGAAGACAAAATAGAAATATTAAAAACCAACCCCCATTTAGAAATAGTAGCAGGTGTTTGGGATCGGGATAAAATGAGAAATCCACCCGATATATTAATCAAAGCTATTCTGAATATATTGCCAAACACTTCAGGCTAAAGTCAAGGAATAATTTCAGAAATAATTAATCATTAGTTTCCATATTTCCGAAAAACCCATGTTATAATTAGATCAAAGAACTTGGCTTGAATTGACATTTTGTTTTCACTCATCTCAATTAAAGATAGGAGTTAGAATCATGAAGCTTTTGACCGTTTTAGGAACAGGCAAATACAATAAAACTTGCTATACTTGGCAAGATAAAGAAGTCAAAACTTGCTACGTTGCTAAAGCAATTTGTGAATTCTTTCACCCAGATGATGTCACCGTCTTAGTAACTACTCAATCCAAAGAAACGCACTGGGATAAGTTTAAAGAAGAATTGGGCAATACAATTCCAGTTACTGATGCACTGATTCCACTGGGAGAATCCGAAGACGATATTTGGAAAATTTTTGATGTAGTTGTTAATGCCATTGAGCCTAACTCACAAGTAATCTTTGATATTACCCATGCCTTTCGTTCAATTCCACTGTTTGTTTTCCTTGCAGCTGCTTTCTTACAAAAAGCCAGAAATGTAGATATTCAAGGAGTTTACTATGGTGCATTCGAGGTCAACCGTGAAAAACCTCCGATTTTTGACTTAACTCCTGCCGTTAAATTGTTAGATTGGTTAACAGCAACTGATAAATTTATCAACACAGGATCATCAGTTGAACTCGGAAAACTTCTATCAAATATTCAACGAGATTTTTATCGTACAGGTCAACAAGAAAAAGCCGACATTAAACCCACTCGTTTGTTAAGTTTTGGTGATCGAATTCAAGGAATTTCACGCTCTTTAGAATTAGTGCGACCCATTGACTTAATTCAAGAAACAGCCAGATTACAAAATTTACCTCTCGACCAACTAGAAAACCAAATTGGTGCATTTGCCAAACCCTTTGAGTTATTATTTAGTCAAATTCAACAAGACTATGGACAATTTGCTCTACTAGAACTTGACAATAGTTCTGCATCAGAGCAACTGCAAAAACAGTTTCTACTCTTACGTTGGTATGTAGCTAAAAATTTAGGAACACAAGCAATATTGTTAGGACGAGAATGGTTAATCTCTGCTCTGTGTGTGGCCGAAGGAATCACAGACTATCGAAACAAAGATGAGCGTGAAGTCATCTCTCATCAATTAGGTCAAATGATTGGCAGTAATCCTAACTTAGATCAACCCATTACTCGTCATGTAAGTTCGGCTCAACAACTGTCAGCTTTTTGGTCAAAATTAACAGAGTATCGTAATGATGTCGCTCATGTTCAGATGCGTTATACTACAATTAATGCAGATACCTTACAGCGTTTTATTATTCAAGAGTTGATTCAAAACCTTTCATCTTTTTTTCCTCACTTTGTTGTATAAATCTACACCATAAATTGTGCATCTGATGTTTTTTCTATTTTAGAGCAAAGTATTATGTCATTGAGTCACTTCAAAAACATTGGTTCTGTCCTCAAGGAATTTCAAATTACTTATGCAGAAGCCAACTTTATTGAACCTTGTCCCTTTGAAATCCCTGATTATTTTCGGGAATATTTAGAATTCATGATGAACGAAGGCGTTGTAGATAACTCGGAATATGCCATCTGTGAAAACTTGATTTACCCGGTTTTAAAGCAAGTGTGGAAACAATATAGTCGTTCCTTTATCCTCTGGAGTCATCAATCACTAAATTATACTGAAGACTTGTCCGGCTTTCCTGAGTATATTTTAGCCAAACGTTCAGAGTTAGGAAAACTGATTTTTGACCAGCCTTACTTTTTGTTAGTCGAGGCAAAACAAGACAAATTTGCTGAAGGATGGGCGCAATGTTTAGCGGAAATAATTGCAGCACAGCGATTGAACCAAATTCCTCATATTATTGTTTTTGGGATTGTGTCGAATGGTAAAAACTGGGAATTTGGAAAGCTAGAAGGCTCTAATTTTACCAAAAATAAAGAGTTTTATAGCATTCAATCTTTAGATCATCTTTTTTCGGCAATTCATTATATTTTCCGGCAATGTGAAGTACAGTTGAATTCGTTAGTTTTGGTGTAGTTTTGTTCAAATCATATTGGGAGAATTAGTGAATAACAACGATATTCATTCATCAAAAGGAACATCATGACAGCTACAAAAAAATCTTTTTACTTGGTTTTAATTGAAACTTCTGGGAATCAGCAGTTTATATTTTCGACGAACCGCCTCCGGGAAAATATCGGCGCGTCTGAGTTGACGTATCAGGCAGGAACAAAGTGGGTCTTAGAAGCAGTTGCAGAAGCCAATGATCAAACTTCCTTACAAGTTTGGACGGATTCTAAACGACTGCGGAAGTTATTGCGTGATTCTGAAATAAATCCACCGATTGAGGATGAGAAAAAGCCAGTTGAAATTTTAACAGCAGCTTCCGGTAAAGCATTGCTCTTAGTTAAAGATAAAGAAACAGCAAAAAAGATTATTTCTGAAGTAACACGAAAAGCATTATTTGAAGCACCGGGACTTGATGTTGCTGGTGTTTATGAAAAAATCGAAGACTGGACGGAAAAGAATTCTTTAGCACAGGCAATTAAGAAAGTCCATAAAACCTTTGAAAAATTGCGATCGCGCCGTCCCTCCCCAGAAAACCGCTTTCTAGCTCTTCCCATCATCGCTAAGTGTTCTTATAGTGATTTCCCCGCCTTTGACCTAGAAGACCTGAGTCAAAAGCAACGTAAAGATGGACAAAAACCTAAAGCTATTTCTCTTGCTAGTCATGTTAAGCGAGACAAAGCGAATGAGGCTAAAAATCGCTTAACTAACTTGGACTCAAGGTTACAACCCCAAATTGATAAACTATTGAATTCAGACGAAGAACACCAGGGGGAAAACCGTGCTTGGTTAGCAATTATTCATGCTGACGGCAATGGTTTAGGGCAAGTTTTTCTTAACTTTGAAGATTATATTGGTGAAGATAAAAGCAACCCTAATTATATCAAAAAGTATCGAGAGTTTTCATTATCTCTTGATGAATGTACAGAAGAAGCATTTAAAAAAGCCCTTGATGTGTTTACTCAAAAAGAAAACCAAAAAAAACAAAATGTCGCCCCTATTGTTCCGCTTATCATTGGTGGAGATGATCTAACTGTTGTTTGTGATGGTCATTATGCTCTTGAGTTTACTCGGACATTCTTGAAAGAATTTGAACAACAAACTCAGGATAGTTTAGGGATTAAAGAAGTAGCAGAAGAGGCTTTTGGTGTGGGTCGTCTTTCAGCTTGTGCGGGTGTTGCCATTGTCAAACCTCATTTTCCCTTTTCAGTTGCTTATCATCTAGCAGAACAACTCCTTAAATCAGCCAAAATAGTTAAGAAAAACGTAACGATAAAGCAAAATAAAAATGCACCATTCCCCTGTTCTGCTATTGATTTTCATATTCTTTATAATACCACTGGCATAGAGTTAAATGATATTCGAGAAAAACTGAAGCCAGAACAAAATATTCAACTCTATAACCGTCCCTACATTGTTAGCGAAAATCTCGACGAAGCCGACGGTCAAGAATGGATACAACGACACCAGTGGGAATTATTGAGTGAGCGAATCAAAGCTTTCAAGAGTGATATTCTCCCCAGGAATCAAAGTCATGCTTTGCGCAATGCCTTATTCATCGGTAAAAAAGTGGCAGATTCTGAAGTTAAGCTGATTGAACAACGCTATAACTTGACCCCCTTTATTGAAGACAAAGACAGTAAATCTCTTTTTCATTACAGTGAAGGTATTTATAGTACATCATTCCTTGATGCACTAGAAGCACAAAACTTTTTGGAACTTGATCAATCTAAAAATAATCAACATAAAATGGAGGAAATACAATGAGCATAAAAGTTCCTGAACAGTTCATAATTACTATTGAAATGACCAGCGATTGGCACGTTGGTGATGGTTCTGGTCGTGGTGAAATTGATAGCGTTGTCCAGCGAGATCAGGACAATTTACCCTATATTCCGGGTAAAACTTTAATAGGTATTTTGCGAGATAGCTGTGAACAAGTTGCCTTAGCCTTAGATAATAACTCAGGCAAAAAGTGGCAAAATTGGATTAATTTTTTACTAGGTGATCAGCCTGCTCTAGCTGATGGTACTATTGAGGCAGAACCCCGTCCATCCCTAGTTTTTATTGGCTCTGCTTATTTAGACAAAACCTTACGAGATGCACTGAACAGTAAGCCTAAGTTAAAATCGGCGATCGCCTTTATTAAACCAGGTGTTGCAATTGACCCAATAACAGGTTCAGTAATACCAAAGTGTCTGCGGTTTGAAGAAGTCGTTAGGAGGGGTGCAACCCTCACCTCTGAACACTGCACTCTAAACTTTTCAGGTTATCCAAATCTTACAGAGGATGAGAAAAAAACTGCTTTTGCTATCCTGATTGCTGGAGCAGAACTCGTTGAGCGTTTGGGAGGAAAACGTCGCCGAGGTTACGGCAATTGTAAAATTACAATTGACGAACATTCAGATTATTATCTCAAATGGTTACAAGAAAACTACTTAGCTATTGGAGAACCACCCCAATGGGAAAATCCTGTTATACCCAATAATTCAAACCAGTCAATTTCTGGACATTCAACATGGTACAGTGTTCCTCTCACCATTACTCCTGAAGCACCTATCATTATTCCAAAACGAACTGTAGGGAATGTTATTGAATGTCTAGACTATATTCCGGGTCGTTATTTCTTGGGTTATTTGCATCAAAAGTTTGGGCAGTACCTCAATGTGACTCAAGCGATCGCCATGAATCATTTAATTGTCACTAATGGTACAATTGCTATTAATCATGCCCCCAGTCGTCCCACTCCATTCTGTTTATTTACGGAAAAGCTCAACGGGGATATCAAGACAGGTAAAGGGGTTTATAATCGCCTTGAAGAACCAGAAACCGAAAAAGTGCAACTGAAAGGCGAACGGGGCGGATATATTGGGATGCTACAACCCGGTGATACTCAGTTTCCTGAGTATAAAACCGTCAAGTTACAATTGAACACCCATAATACAATTCGGGACGAAGTTCAACGTCCAACCAGTGATGTTGGGGGGGTTTATAGTTATCAAGCTATTTCACCTGGAACAACATTTAAAGCTGAGTTACGTTTACCTCAGACGATTAAAAAACATCTGGATGAAAAGTTACCAAATTGGTGGAAAGAACTTGAGGGTCATCTTCGGATTGGTCAATCCAAGAAAGATCAGTATGGCTTGATTAAAATTAAGACAGAAGAACCTAAAAAGAAGACTTACCCATTTAAGAGTGACTTAGAAAAGCTGTATATTTGGTTTTTGTCTGATGTTTTATTAAGGGATGAGAAACTTAACTCTACAACTGACCCAGATATTTTTCGACAAGAATTAGCCAAGGAATTAGGTGTTACTTTAGAAGAACGAGAAGATGATGATTTGCTGTCCTTGATGATGCGATCGCGCCGGACAGCAGCTTGGCAAGTCCGTTGGGGTCTGCCACGTCCTACCCTAGTGGGATGGCAAGCTGGAAGTTGTGTAGTTTATCAGGTAACACTAGGAACAATTAAACCGGAAAAACTGGCAGAACTGGAAGCCAAAGGTATTGGCGCTCGCCGTGCGAAAGGGTACGGACAAATTTGTTTTAATGATCCCCTATTGACCCAAAACTTATGTAAGTATCGACAATCTAATTCCCAATCAGATAATGCACCTAAATCTGAAAATTCCGCTACTTCAACTAATTCTCAATCCTTCATTAGAGCCAATGATCTATCCTTTGAATATGCTCGCACCATTGAGATAGCTGCATGGCGAGAGGCGATTGAGAACAAAGCAGTTGAAATTGCCGCTAATGAGGAAAATCGAGAACGGATTTTAGGTCTTAGAATCTTAGGTGATGAAAGTCATCCTTCCATGAGTCAATTGGGCAACTTACGCTCAAATTTAGCTCGCTTACAACAGGTTGGAGATCGAGAAAACATAACCCGTTGGATTACCGCGTTACAGAATGTTCCTAATCGTCGAGAAAAATGGGATAAAACCGCTAATGGATTAAAAAAAATTGGTGAGTTACTGACTGACGTTCACAAAATATGGCAGGTGTTAGATTTACCTTACTTAGACCTTAATATGACCCAAGAAGGATGGAATACACTGCAAAAAATTCTCTGGGCGGAAGCAGTACGAACCTTAATCAGTTTTATCATTCGCGCTCATAAACGGGACTTGGAAAAAAGACAAAAGGAAACAGCATAAATCATGGCACGAGAAATACAGACACGCTGGAAAGTTACCGGAATACTCACAGCAGAAACCCCCATTCATATAGGGGGAATCGGAGGCGATGCGGATACAGATCTCGCTTTAGCTGTTAATGGTTGTGGAAACTACTACATCCCCGGTACAAGTTTAGCGGGGGCTTTGCGAGATTGGATGAAGCGATCTTATGATGAGACAACTATTAATAACATTTGGGGGTTTCAGAAACAAGATAATGGTCATGCCAGCTTCATTATTGTTGATGATGCTGAAATAATCCTCAACAACATGACTCTTGAAATACGAGAAGGAGTAGGTATTAATCGCCGTACTGGTGCTGCTGCTGACGAAGCAAAATATAGTCGCGCTATTCTGCCAAAAGGAGTAAAATTCCCTCT contains the following coding sequences:
- a CDS encoding Cas10/Cmr2 second palm domain-containing protein: MTATKKSFYLVLIETSGNQQFIFSTNRLRENIGASELTYQAGTKWVLEAVAEANDQTSLQVWTDSKRLRKLLRDSEINPPIEDEKKPVEILTAASGKALLLVKDKETAKKIISEVTRKALFEAPGLDVAGVYEKIEDWTEKNSLAQAIKKVHKTFEKLRSRRPSPENRFLALPIIAKCSYSDFPAFDLEDLSQKQRKDGQKPKAISLASHVKRDKANEAKNRLTNLDSRLQPQIDKLLNSDEEHQGENRAWLAIIHADGNGLGQVFLNFEDYIGEDKSNPNYIKKYREFSLSLDECTEEAFKKALDVFTQKENQKKQNVAPIVPLIIGGDDLTVVCDGHYALEFTRTFLKEFEQQTQDSLGIKEVAEEAFGVGRLSACAGVAIVKPHFPFSVAYHLAEQLLKSAKIVKKNVTIKQNKNAPFPCSAIDFHILYNTTGIELNDIREKLKPEQNIQLYNRPYIVSENLDEADGQEWIQRHQWELLSERIKAFKSDILPRNQSHALRNALFIGKKVADSEVKLIEQRYNLTPFIEDKDSKSLFHYSEGIYSTSFLDALEAQNFLELDQSKNNQHKMEEIQ
- the crn3 gene encoding CRISPR-associated ring nuclease Crn3/Csx3; protein product: MSAIQLQLIPHKTQCGHPYQHLHIHITNPNGIIIPSDIQGLELPRKIDYSQGIVIEGKGPIWLYGYLVHECHPAAWVGCYDTRLGAIVVATHTPDINISQIFKIDLPDATFQK
- the csx2 gene encoding TIGR02221 family CRISPR-associated protein — protein: MKLLTVLGTGKYNKTCYTWQDKEVKTCYVAKAICEFFHPDDVTVLVTTQSKETHWDKFKEELGNTIPVTDALIPLGESEDDIWKIFDVVVNAIEPNSQVIFDITHAFRSIPLFVFLAAAFLQKARNVDIQGVYYGAFEVNREKPPIFDLTPAVKLLDWLTATDKFINTGSSVELGKLLSNIQRDFYRTGQQEKADIKPTRLLSFGDRIQGISRSLELVRPIDLIQETARLQNLPLDQLENQIGAFAKPFELLFSQIQQDYGQFALLELDNSSASEQLQKQFLLLRWYVAKNLGTQAILLGREWLISALCVAEGITDYRNKDEREVISHQLGQMIGSNPNLDQPITRHVSSAQQLSAFWSKLTEYRNDVAHVQMRYTTINADTLQRFIIQELIQNLSSFFPHFVV
- a CDS encoding RAMP superfamily CRISPR-associated protein; the encoded protein is MSIKVPEQFIITIEMTSDWHVGDGSGRGEIDSVVQRDQDNLPYIPGKTLIGILRDSCEQVALALDNNSGKKWQNWINFLLGDQPALADGTIEAEPRPSLVFIGSAYLDKTLRDALNSKPKLKSAIAFIKPGVAIDPITGSVIPKCLRFEEVVRRGATLTSEHCTLNFSGYPNLTEDEKKTAFAILIAGAELVERLGGKRRRGYGNCKITIDEHSDYYLKWLQENYLAIGEPPQWENPVIPNNSNQSISGHSTWYSVPLTITPEAPIIIPKRTVGNVIECLDYIPGRYFLGYLHQKFGQYLNVTQAIAMNHLIVTNGTIAINHAPSRPTPFCLFTEKLNGDIKTGKGVYNRLEEPETEKVQLKGERGGYIGMLQPGDTQFPEYKTVKLQLNTHNTIRDEVQRPTSDVGGVYSYQAISPGTTFKAELRLPQTIKKHLDEKLPNWWKELEGHLRIGQSKKDQYGLIKIKTEEPKKKTYPFKSDLEKLYIWFLSDVLLRDEKLNSTTDPDIFRQELAKELGVTLEEREDDDLLSLMMRSRRTAAWQVRWGLPRPTLVGWQAGSCVVYQVTLGTIKPEKLAELEAKGIGARRAKGYGQICFNDPLLTQNLCKYRQSNSQSDNAPKSENSATSTNSQSFIRANDLSFEYARTIEIAAWREAIENKAVEIAANEENRERILGLRILGDESHPSMSQLGNLRSNLARLQQVGDRENITRWITALQNVPNRREKWDKTANGLKKIGELLTDVHKIWQVLDLPYLDLNMTQEGWNTLQKILWAEAVRTLISFIIRAHKRDLEKRQKETA
- the crn3 gene encoding CRISPR-associated ring nuclease Crn3/Csx3, coding for MTQPLTPQPFPIELQLTTLPGASQQTHQTLLIKIREYPLQYHHLNTLTLPPQLDPKQGLILYGKAPTWLYSYLIEKLLNWPWLACFDIKEGAVIISSRIPSLRPGQILPIVPPHPPSPAILIGGPPNSGKSVLSNTIRSTIEQQHPELEFYLHRANWDGEGNHTYETPDRALAARLKQENKYPIHKQPNAEQELAQYFHYQANATQNIRKFVNLVLVDIGGKPEPVKLPVIEQCTHCLIISRDSEQIQNWLDLCQNLTPIAIIHSVLEDKIEILKTNPHLEIVAGVWDRDKMRNPPDILIKAILNILPNTSG